A stretch of the Duncaniella dubosii genome encodes the following:
- the ligA gene encoding NAD-dependent DNA ligase LigA — protein sequence MSSVEQRIYELREQLDRHNHAYYVNNAPEISDYEYDMLMKELEKLETENPEFDDPLSPTHRVGSDITKGFEQVVHQHPMLSLGNTYSVEEVDDWVRRCNDLLGNSSGLKSVPIVGEMKFDGTSISLIYEKGRLVRAVTRGDGEKGDDVTENVKTIRSIPLKLRGEGYPDKFEIRGEIVLPWKAFDRLNEERAFNEEPLFANPRNAAAGTLKMQNSSIVSRRGLDAYFYYLISDQLPCDNHYDNMLRAKEWGFKVSSLMTLMNSIEEVDEFIRRLDIERKELPVATDGLVFKVNNLRQQLNLGYTSKSPRWAIAYKFAAERALTRLRFVSFEVGRMGIVTPVANLEPVLLSGTIVKRASLHNEDIVKTLGIHEHDMLYVEKGGEIIPKITGVDTAARENDAAPVRFVTLCPDCGTALIRIPGEAAWQCPNKYGCRPQLIGRLEHFVGRHAMDIEGVGEENAALLYDAGLVKDIADFYTLKASDLEALERVGPRTAQRILEGVEASKSVPFDRVVYSLSIPFVGETVARKLARGVGDIDTLLAMSREELVAIDDIGPKIADAVIEYFCVHSNRTIVERLREAGVQMEMPEEDKSGHSDILAGKTIVISGVFSLHSREEYKEMIEKNGGKNSGSISKKTSFVLAGDNMGPAKLEKARSLGVPVIDESAFLEMIGK from the coding sequence ATGTCATCTGTCGAACAACGTATCTACGAGCTACGCGAACAGCTCGACCGACACAACCATGCCTACTATGTTAATAATGCCCCTGAGATTAGCGACTATGAATACGACATGCTGATGAAGGAGCTTGAAAAGCTTGAAACTGAGAATCCTGAATTTGACGACCCTCTGTCGCCAACTCATCGTGTCGGATCAGATATAACAAAGGGCTTCGAGCAGGTGGTGCACCAGCATCCCATGTTGTCGCTTGGCAATACATATAGTGTTGAAGAAGTCGATGACTGGGTCAGACGCTGCAATGATTTACTTGGAAATTCGTCAGGTTTGAAATCAGTTCCTATTGTTGGTGAAATGAAGTTTGACGGTACGAGTATCTCGCTGATTTATGAAAAAGGCAGACTTGTCCGTGCTGTCACCAGAGGAGACGGTGAAAAGGGCGATGATGTTACTGAAAACGTAAAAACAATCAGGAGTATCCCTCTCAAACTACGCGGAGAGGGATACCCTGATAAATTTGAAATAAGAGGCGAGATAGTCTTGCCTTGGAAAGCTTTCGACCGTCTCAACGAGGAACGTGCTTTCAACGAAGAGCCTCTGTTTGCCAATCCGCGCAATGCGGCGGCAGGAACTCTGAAGATGCAGAATTCTTCGATTGTCTCGCGTCGTGGTCTTGACGCATATTTCTACTATCTTATTTCCGATCAACTTCCGTGTGACAATCATTACGACAACATGTTGCGTGCAAAAGAATGGGGATTCAAGGTCAGTAGCCTGATGACGCTGATGAATTCAATCGAAGAGGTCGACGAATTTATCAGAAGGCTTGACATTGAGCGCAAAGAGCTGCCTGTTGCGACGGATGGACTTGTTTTTAAGGTCAACAATCTTCGCCAGCAGTTAAATCTTGGCTATACTTCAAAGTCGCCGCGCTGGGCTATCGCCTACAAGTTTGCTGCTGAAAGGGCTTTGACCCGACTCCGTTTTGTCTCGTTTGAGGTTGGTCGTATGGGCATAGTGACACCTGTGGCGAATCTTGAACCTGTATTGCTTTCAGGTACGATAGTGAAACGTGCTTCTCTTCACAATGAGGACATAGTGAAGACACTCGGTATACATGAACACGACATGCTCTATGTGGAAAAGGGCGGAGAGATTATTCCGAAGATAACAGGAGTCGACACTGCCGCGCGTGAGAATGATGCCGCGCCTGTCAGGTTTGTCACCCTTTGTCCGGATTGCGGAACAGCTCTGATTCGTATTCCCGGTGAAGCTGCTTGGCAGTGTCCCAACAAATATGGATGTCGTCCGCAGCTTATAGGACGGTTGGAACATTTTGTTGGCCGTCATGCTATGGATATTGAAGGTGTAGGAGAGGAGAATGCCGCACTTCTTTATGATGCCGGGCTTGTGAAGGATATCGCTGATTTCTATACGTTGAAAGCATCCGACCTTGAAGCTCTCGAAAGAGTCGGACCTCGTACTGCGCAGAGAATTCTCGAAGGAGTCGAAGCCTCCAAGTCTGTGCCTTTTGACAGAGTGGTCTATTCGCTTTCCATACCATTTGTCGGTGAGACGGTCGCACGAAAGCTTGCGCGTGGAGTGGGGGATATCGATACGCTTCTTGCCATGAGTCGTGAAGAATTGGTTGCTATCGACGATATTGGTCCGAAGATTGCGGATGCGGTTATAGAGTATTTCTGTGTCCATTCCAACAGGACTATAGTCGAGCGCTTGCGTGAAGCCGGTGTGCAGATGGAGATGCCGGAAGAGGATAAATCGGGCCATTCCGATATCCTTGCCGGTAAGACCATCGTAATCAGTGGAGTTTTTTCCCTCCATTCGCGGGAGGAATATAAGGAAATGATTGAGAAAAACGGAGGTAAGAATTCCGGTTCGATTTCAAAGAAGACATCATTTGTTCTCGCTGGCGACAATATGGGGCCGGCCAAACTTGAAAAAGCCCGTTCGCTTGGAGTGCCTGTCATAGATGAATCAGCCTTTTTGGAGATGATAGGAAAGTAA
- a CDS encoding YaaA family protein — translation MLIAESKTMTPCDGMINECDYMSHRPALESDAAEIMSNLRSLSVESLCGSVKLSLPMVRKLQQMIYEFPNKASGSKAMNAFMGVVFKAFSYQTLGEASRVRTNGRVRIISSLYGWLKPDDIIKSYRFDFTTPLAPDGKTFSSYWRDSVTKLLLKEIEKQDCHDVLNLLPGDAARCIDWKVINSRVKVWKADFKEVHPGAVMRTPNAGRLKTLRGRLLRQIINEDIMSPEQLVSIIGDGYIGPDSIDVSGNILFHSIADN, via the coding sequence ATGCTTATTGCTGAATCAAAGACAATGACACCTTGCGACGGCATGATTAATGAATGTGATTACATGTCACACCGTCCGGCTCTTGAATCGGACGCTGCCGAAATTATGTCAAATTTGCGTAGTCTGAGTGTCGAGTCGCTTTGTGGATCAGTGAAACTCAGTCTGCCTATGGTCAGGAAGCTCCAGCAGATGATTTACGAGTTTCCAAACAAGGCATCAGGATCTAAAGCTATGAATGCTTTTATGGGAGTGGTCTTTAAAGCGTTTTCTTATCAGACTTTAGGCGAGGCATCAAGAGTTCGGACAAATGGGAGGGTGAGAATAATCTCATCTCTCTATGGATGGCTGAAACCTGATGACATAATCAAGAGTTATCGTTTTGATTTCACGACACCGCTTGCTCCTGACGGAAAGACATTTTCTTCATATTGGCGTGACAGTGTGACAAAACTCCTGTTGAAAGAAATCGAAAAGCAAGATTGTCATGATGTTTTAAATCTGCTGCCGGGTGATGCTGCACGTTGCATCGACTGGAAAGTTATAAATAGTCGGGTCAAAGTCTGGAAAGCAGATTTTAAAGAGGTTCATCCTGGCGCTGTCATGCGCACTCCAAATGCCGGACGGTTGAAAACTCTGCGAGGACGGCTTTTACGTCAGATTATTAACGAAGATATCATGTCGCCCGAACAATTGGTCTCAATAATCGGTGACGGCTATATTGGTCCTGATTCTATTGACGTATCGGGAAATATTTTATTCCATTCAATTGCGGATAATTGA
- a CDS encoding glutamine synthetase family protein, with product MESKNSFAMSRNHVERTLGKSSADFTRPDIIDYISQEGIEMVNFMYVAADGRLKTLNFVINSLEYLETILSTGERVDGSSLFPFIEAGRSDLYVIPRYSSAFRDPFAEIPTLTLLCSYFDKDGCPLDSDPRQILERACREFTEVSGLEFECMGELEFYVIGTDPGTFPATDQKGYHESGPFAKFNDFRTKAMSLIASTGGQIKYGHSEVGNFKHNSLIYEQNEIEFLPNPALRAADQLLLAKWIIRELAAKEGLDITFAPKITVGKAGSGFHIHMRLMKDGMNVTQNTKRELSDEARRVIAGLMILAPSITAFGNKNPTSYMRLVPHQEAPTNICWGDRNRSVLVRVPLGWTSGKDMCVQVNPSDRCDMETYAKQTFEMRSPDCSANVYELLAALCVGARLGFEMDEKEALEIAKRTYVDVNIHAKENASRLAGLETLPTCCVESAECLEKQRAIYESRNVFAKAMIDDVIRQLRSFDDKHLAERLKSDPVELQKLVSRYFYCG from the coding sequence ATGGAAAGCAAAAATTCATTTGCCATGAGCCGTAACCATGTAGAGCGGACTCTTGGAAAATCATCAGCTGATTTTACGAGGCCTGACATCATTGACTATATCAGTCAGGAAGGAATTGAAATGGTCAATTTTATGTATGTCGCTGCCGACGGTCGGTTGAAGACTCTTAATTTTGTAATCAATTCGCTTGAATATCTCGAAACTATTCTTTCAACAGGGGAGCGTGTAGATGGTTCGAGTCTCTTTCCTTTCATTGAAGCAGGCCGAAGCGATCTGTATGTAATACCGCGTTATTCATCGGCTTTCCGTGACCCGTTTGCCGAAATTCCGACACTGACATTGCTGTGCAGCTATTTCGACAAAGACGGCTGTCCGCTTGATTCAGATCCGCGTCAGATTCTTGAACGTGCATGTAGGGAGTTTACTGAGGTGTCGGGGCTTGAATTCGAGTGCATGGGAGAATTGGAATTCTATGTCATAGGCACAGATCCCGGGACTTTCCCTGCAACCGATCAGAAAGGGTATCACGAATCCGGTCCGTTTGCCAAATTCAACGATTTTCGCACAAAAGCAATGTCGCTGATTGCATCGACGGGAGGACAGATAAAATACGGACATTCCGAAGTCGGAAACTTCAAACACAATTCGCTCATTTATGAGCAGAACGAGATTGAATTTCTTCCGAATCCGGCGCTCCGGGCGGCAGACCAGTTGTTGCTTGCCAAATGGATTATTCGTGAACTTGCCGCAAAGGAGGGACTTGATATAACATTTGCACCTAAAATCACGGTCGGCAAGGCCGGTTCGGGTTTCCATATCCACATGCGGCTCATGAAAGACGGTATGAATGTGACTCAGAATACTAAGCGGGAACTTAGTGATGAAGCACGCCGAGTGATTGCCGGTCTGATGATTCTCGCACCTTCAATCACAGCATTCGGCAATAAGAATCCGACAAGCTATATGCGCCTTGTCCCCCATCAGGAAGCCCCGACCAATATCTGCTGGGGTGACCGCAATCGCTCGGTACTGGTCAGAGTGCCGCTTGGTTGGACCTCCGGCAAAGATATGTGCGTGCAGGTTAATCCATCAGATCGTTGTGACATGGAAACTTATGCAAAGCAGACATTCGAGATGCGCTCTCCTGACTGCTCGGCGAATGTTTATGAACTTCTTGCTGCTCTCTGTGTGGGTGCGCGTCTCGGATTCGAAATGGACGAGAAAGAAGCTCTTGAGATTGCCAAGCGCACTTATGTCGATGTAAATATCCATGCAAAAGAAAATGCTTCAAGGCTTGCCGGACTTGAGACTCTGCCGACATGTTGCGTGGAGTCGGCCGAATGTCTTGAAAAACAACGTGCCATTTATGAGTCTCGCAATGTATTTGCAAAGGCAATGATTGACGATGTCATTCGTCAGCTTAGAAGTTTTGACGACAAGCATCTTGCCGAACGTCTGAAGTCTGACCCTGTCGAACTTCAGAAACTTGTCAGCCGTTATTTCTATTGCGGTTAG
- the lysA gene encoding diaminopimelate decarboxylase, with protein sequence MMTRFPIEEFSSLQTPFYFYDLKLLDRTLKEIKRTARDSRFKVHYAIKANANPGILRYIQAAGFGVDCVSGWEIETAIEAGFRGDRIVFAGVGKSDNEIRLGLEKDIECFNVESEPELRVISQIATEMGKTARIAIRVNPNIDAHTHAYITTGLAENKFGINLEMLPGMVALACTLPNIELKGLHFHIGSQITENEPFVMLCETINRLQDEYESRGITFSSINLGGGLGIDYAHPERHPIPDFEGYFTTFHNHLHIRPDQEVHFELGRSVVAQCGSLITRVLYVKEGTTKKFAIVDAGMSDLIRPALYNAHHKIENITNPNGELHHYDVVGPICESSDCFGQDETLPALKRGDLLALRSAGAYGEIMASRYNCRPFPPSYFSE encoded by the coding sequence ATAATGACACGTTTTCCAATAGAAGAATTTTCATCTCTTCAGACCCCGTTTTATTTCTACGACCTGAAGCTGCTTGACCGTACACTCAAAGAAATCAAGCGCACAGCGCGCGATTCCCGTTTCAAAGTCCATTATGCTATAAAAGCCAATGCCAACCCCGGCATACTCCGATATATACAGGCGGCCGGCTTCGGTGTCGACTGTGTGAGCGGATGGGAAATAGAAACTGCTATTGAGGCCGGGTTCCGTGGCGACCGCATCGTGTTTGCGGGCGTAGGCAAAAGCGACAATGAGATCCGTCTCGGACTTGAAAAAGATATTGAATGTTTCAACGTCGAATCAGAGCCGGAACTGCGTGTCATAAGTCAGATAGCCACCGAGATGGGAAAAACCGCGCGCATAGCCATCCGTGTGAATCCCAATATCGATGCCCATACCCACGCCTACATCACTACAGGTCTTGCCGAAAACAAATTCGGCATAAACCTTGAAATGCTTCCCGGAATGGTAGCGCTTGCCTGCACTCTCCCCAACATCGAATTAAAAGGGCTTCACTTCCACATCGGTTCACAAATCACAGAAAACGAGCCGTTCGTCATGCTCTGTGAGACAATCAACCGCCTTCAGGATGAATATGAAAGCCGTGGAATCACGTTTTCATCAATAAATCTCGGCGGAGGACTTGGAATAGACTATGCACATCCCGAACGTCATCCTATCCCGGATTTCGAAGGATATTTCACGACATTCCACAACCATCTGCACATCCGACCGGATCAAGAAGTTCATTTCGAATTAGGCCGTTCAGTTGTCGCCCAATGTGGCTCGCTCATCACACGTGTGCTGTATGTCAAGGAAGGAACTACCAAAAAGTTTGCAATCGTCGATGCAGGCATGAGCGACCTCATACGTCCCGCCCTCTACAACGCACACCATAAAATTGAGAACATCACCAATCCTAACGGCGAACTCCATCACTACGATGTGGTAGGCCCGATTTGTGAGTCTTCCGACTGTTTCGGTCAGGACGAGACACTCCCGGCACTGAAACGCGGCGACCTTTTAGCTCTCAGATCAGCCGGAGCATACGGCGAGATTATGGCCTCACGCTACAACTGCCGTCCATTCCCGCCTTCATATTTTTCAGAATAA
- a CDS encoding SGNH/GDSL hydrolase family protein codes for MKLPKSIICLSTALLLSSINAYSHDGHTHAPTVNVPAEDINLSTSWNGKKVAFLGDSMTDPKNKSTKKHYWKYLETLMGIKPCVFARSGYKWDGIYKKAEEMKTAVGDSIDVIIIWAGTNDYNHSIPVGQFFTETTDSVNVNGHIEQRKHRTFEMNDSTFTGNINRVMSYLKHNYPTKQIIIMTPIHRGYAKFNDNNVQPNENYANGQGLYVESYIDILRQAATLWAVPMIDLYSESGLFPMEHKHDIYFHHAETDRLHPNDNGHYRIARTIQAKLSSISPTF; via the coding sequence ATGAAACTGCCAAAATCTATTATATGTCTCTCCACCGCATTACTGCTATCGTCAATCAACGCATACTCTCACGATGGACATACACATGCTCCTACAGTCAATGTTCCGGCCGAAGACATCAATCTGTCAACTTCATGGAACGGTAAGAAAGTGGCATTTCTCGGTGACTCTATGACAGATCCCAAAAACAAATCCACCAAAAAACATTATTGGAAATATCTTGAAACCTTAATGGGTATCAAGCCATGTGTTTTTGCCCGAAGTGGCTATAAATGGGACGGCATCTATAAAAAGGCTGAAGAGATGAAGACTGCTGTCGGAGATTCTATCGACGTGATTATTATATGGGCAGGGACAAACGACTATAACCACAGCATTCCCGTCGGACAATTCTTCACAGAGACAACCGATAGTGTAAACGTCAACGGTCATATCGAACAGAGAAAGCACAGGACATTTGAAATGAACGACTCGACTTTCACAGGCAATATCAACCGTGTGATGTCATATCTTAAACATAACTATCCGACAAAACAGATAATAATCATGACTCCGATCCATCGTGGTTACGCTAAATTTAACGACAATAATGTACAGCCGAATGAAAATTATGCCAACGGGCAAGGATTATATGTCGAAAGTTATATAGACATTCTCCGACAGGCAGCAACATTGTGGGCCGTTCCAATGATAGACCTATATTCTGAAAGCGGGCTTTTCCCTATGGAGCACAAGCATGACATATATTTCCATCATGCCGAGACAGACCGTCTGCATCCGAACGACAATGGGCATTATCGGATAGCACGCACTATTCAGGCGAAGCTCAGCTCAATCTCACCTACATTCTAA
- a CDS encoding M15 family metallopeptidase, which produces MGTHIYAASLSEVLEARGFVAVNRMDTTIKVRLMYAAPDNFTEVTLYDDIRDAYLHPDAAKALLKAQEELHKLFPSYNLLVKDAARPMSVQRRMFSAVQGTPKTNYVANPSKGGGLHNYGLAVDITIVDENGNELAMGTPVDHLGSEANIDKEERMVRNGVISETEHQNRLLLRRVMTAAGFKPLRTEWWHFNFVSKRQAQAAYKLLDF; this is translated from the coding sequence ATGGGAACTCATATTTATGCCGCCTCTCTTTCAGAGGTTTTGGAGGCGAGAGGTTTCGTGGCTGTCAATAGGATGGACACGACTATAAAGGTACGGCTTATGTATGCCGCACCTGACAACTTCACAGAAGTGACTCTTTATGATGATATCCGTGATGCCTATCTTCATCCCGATGCTGCCAAGGCGCTTCTGAAGGCTCAGGAAGAGCTTCACAAGCTTTTCCCTTCTTACAATCTGCTTGTGAAAGACGCGGCACGCCCTATGAGCGTCCAACGGAGAATGTTTTCAGCGGTTCAGGGCACACCGAAAACCAACTATGTCGCTAATCCGTCAAAAGGAGGAGGACTGCATAACTATGGCCTTGCAGTAGACATAACGATTGTTGATGAAAACGGAAATGAGCTTGCGATGGGAACTCCCGTAGACCACCTTGGCTCCGAAGCCAATATTGATAAGGAAGAACGGATGGTTCGTAATGGTGTCATATCGGAGACTGAACACCAGAACCGTCTTTTGCTCCGGCGTGTGATGACCGCTGCCGGATTCAAACCTCTGAGGACGGAGTGGTGGCATTTTAATTTTGTCAGCAAGCGTCAGGCACAAGCCGCATATAAATTGCTCGATTTCTGA
- a CDS encoding tetratricopeptide repeat protein, translated as MSRLYQSAIVITLLFSTFISIRAQINTEQVLRIGANTHYFEDYILSIQYFNQVISVNPKLAKPYFYRAIAKLNLDDFAGAEEDATLAIERNPFIVDAYEVRGVARQNQGKNREAIEDYNKVLEMLPESRGVMFNKAMAQNEVKDREGALNTFESLLKKYPRFENGYLGRARIRLEEKDTVAAKADIEKALSINSSAINGYLMRADIAIHSGQDYKSALGDMDMAIKLQPENAGFYINRAYLRYMTDDIYGAFDDYEHALKLNPLNTLALFNRGLLRAEVHDTNKAIEDFSSVINLNPDDYKTLYNRSILLAEIGDFDSALADLNRVIEAYPDFAAAYFLRYDIKRRKGDMASAEKDYNKSLALAKTNVQVPADRQFAGNAGSSTDESAKNGRDNDERPQVTETQEQVKKRFSSLATISASATNENEIATIRGKVQDQDIRVELEPIFIVTYYTSPTEIKLNSEYIREVNELNATGLLRFILQVTNREASIKGPEADETHRSSINFYNSYIANHPPRAIDYFGRAMDLYTIEDYSNAISDLDKAIELTPDFALAYLLRAQIRYSMKGGMNRESRTLLTANETEEILHDIDNAIRLSPFMPVAYYNKGVILAETGRLDDAVKAFTKAIELKRDFGEAFYNRGFVYLTMGDKAKAFPDLSRSGELGIVPSYSLLKRMTSDH; from the coding sequence ATGTCGCGATTATATCAGTCTGCAATTGTAATCACATTGCTATTCTCCACATTCATCTCCATCCGCGCACAAATCAATACCGAGCAGGTGCTTAGAATTGGTGCAAACACCCATTATTTCGAAGATTACATACTGTCAATCCAATATTTTAATCAGGTTATAAGTGTGAATCCGAAACTGGCAAAGCCATATTTCTACAGAGCTATTGCCAAACTCAATCTTGACGATTTCGCCGGTGCAGAAGAAGATGCGACGCTCGCTATCGAACGCAACCCGTTCATTGTCGATGCCTATGAAGTCAGGGGTGTCGCACGCCAGAACCAAGGGAAAAACCGAGAAGCCATCGAAGACTACAACAAAGTGCTTGAAATGCTTCCTGAAAGCAGGGGAGTAATGTTTAACAAGGCGATGGCACAGAACGAGGTCAAAGATCGCGAAGGAGCTTTGAATACATTTGAATCACTGCTCAAAAAATATCCCCGCTTTGAAAACGGCTATCTTGGTCGGGCCCGCATACGACTTGAAGAAAAGGACACTGTAGCCGCGAAAGCCGACATTGAAAAAGCCCTGTCAATAAACTCGTCTGCCATCAACGGCTATCTCATGCGGGCCGACATCGCCATCCACTCAGGACAGGACTACAAAAGTGCTCTCGGAGACATGGATATGGCCATCAAACTACAGCCTGAGAATGCGGGATTCTATATCAACCGTGCATATCTCAGATATATGACCGATGATATCTACGGAGCATTCGATGACTATGAACATGCGTTGAAACTCAATCCGCTTAACACTTTGGCGCTATTCAACCGAGGTTTACTCCGAGCAGAAGTCCATGACACTAACAAAGCTATTGAAGACTTTTCATCTGTCATCAATCTTAACCCTGACGATTACAAGACGCTTTATAACCGTTCTATACTGTTAGCCGAAATCGGCGACTTCGACAGTGCTCTCGCCGACCTCAACCGTGTGATTGAAGCTTATCCCGATTTTGCGGCTGCATACTTCCTGCGCTATGACATCAAACGTCGCAAAGGGGATATGGCATCTGCCGAAAAGGACTATAACAAATCACTCGCTCTTGCAAAAACAAACGTACAAGTCCCGGCAGACCGTCAGTTCGCGGGCAATGCAGGCTCTTCAACCGACGAAAGCGCCAAAAATGGCAGAGACAATGATGAGCGCCCGCAGGTGACAGAGACGCAGGAACAGGTGAAAAAACGGTTCTCTTCGCTTGCCACAATCTCCGCCAGCGCAACCAACGAGAATGAAATCGCAACAATCCGTGGCAAGGTACAGGATCAGGATATCCGAGTGGAACTCGAACCGATTTTTATCGTGACATATTATACCTCGCCCACCGAGATAAAGCTAAACAGCGAGTATATCCGCGAAGTGAACGAACTCAACGCCACAGGGCTACTACGGTTTATCCTTCAGGTAACGAATCGCGAGGCAAGCATCAAAGGGCCGGAAGCCGACGAGACCCACCGCTCGTCAATAAATTTCTATAACTCCTACATCGCCAATCATCCACCGCGAGCCATTGACTATTTCGGTCGTGCAATGGATCTGTACACCATCGAAGATTATTCCAATGCAATTTCCGACCTTGACAAAGCGATTGAGCTTACACCTGACTTTGCTCTCGCCTATCTGCTCAGAGCACAGATCCGCTACAGCATGAAAGGAGGAATGAACCGTGAAAGCAGGACATTGCTGACAGCAAATGAGACCGAAGAAATTCTCCATGATATTGACAACGCTATCAGGTTGTCACCATTCATGCCTGTAGCCTATTATAATAAAGGTGTGATTCTTGCCGAAACCGGCCGTCTCGACGATGCTGTCAAGGCTTTTACCAAAGCAATTGAGCTTAAACGTGACTTCGGAGAGGCTTTCTACAACCGAGGATTTGTCTATCTGACAATGGGCGACAAGGCAAAAGCATTCCCCGACCTCAGCCGATCGGGCGAACTTGGCATAGTCCCCTCCTACTCTCTGCTTAAGCGGATGACCTCTGATCATTAA
- a CDS encoding RhuM protein has protein sequence MKRDIIIIEDKAVRVTGNEIWMTAGEIAGLFHTGVPAVNAAIRAVLKTDVLSDYEVCRYIQLENGLYADVYSLEIIIPVAFRLNTYCTHVFRTWLVGKALSKEKRQAYVMFIQNGKAGYC, from the coding sequence ATGAAACGTGACATAATCATCATAGAGGACAAGGCGGTCCGCGTAACCGGTAACGAGATATGGATGACCGCCGGAGAAATCGCCGGACTGTTCCATACGGGCGTCCCGGCAGTGAACGCCGCCATCAGGGCCGTTCTAAAGACGGACGTGCTGAGCGATTACGAAGTGTGCCGCTACATACAACTTGAAAACGGGCTGTACGCGGATGTTTACTCGCTTGAAATCATCATCCCCGTCGCCTTCCGGCTGAACACTTACTGCACACATGTGTTCCGCACGTGGCTGGTGGGCAAGGCACTCTCGAAGGAGAAGCGGCAGGCATACGTGATGTTCATACAGAACGGAAAAGCCGGGTATTGCTGA
- a CDS encoding aspartate kinase, whose protein sequence is MKVLKFGGTSVGSAERIRHVADLVSERGKNIIVLSAMSGTTNSLVEISDYLYKKNTNGAKETINLLESKYLKTIAALYDKHESREKALKEIKACFNYIRSFTQRETFSEVEEKIILAQGEIMSVAMMTILLNERGLYAEALPALDFMKTDTNGEPDMQHISLHLQPLLDKYVDADIYVTQGFICRNSTGEIDNLQRGGSDYTASLIGAAIEAEEIEIWTDIDGMHNNDPRFVDKTSPVNELHYEEASELAYFGAKILHPTCVLPAKVNNIPLRLLNTLEPEAHGTLIYNNITEPTIKAVAAKDNIVAIKIKSSRMLLAYGYLTRVFETFEKYRTPIDMIATSEVGVSLTIDSERFLPEIVDELKKFGTVTIDRDMVIICVVGNMEWTNTGYEAKAMEALADIPVRMISYGGSNYNISFLIRKEDKITALRRLSETLFNEK, encoded by the coding sequence ATGAAAGTTTTAAAGTTTGGAGGAACCTCGGTCGGTTCCGCAGAACGCATCCGTCACGTTGCCGATCTCGTGTCGGAGAGAGGTAAAAACATCATAGTGCTTTCCGCAATGTCAGGCACTACCAATTCGCTTGTCGAGATTTCCGATTATCTCTACAAAAAGAATACCAACGGTGCTAAAGAAACAATCAACCTTCTTGAGTCAAAATATCTCAAAACAATTGCCGCACTCTATGACAAACATGAGAGCCGCGAGAAAGCACTCAAAGAGATAAAAGCCTGTTTCAACTATATCCGTTCGTTCACCCAGCGCGAGACTTTCAGCGAAGTTGAAGAAAAAATCATCCTTGCCCAAGGCGAAATCATGAGCGTGGCAATGATGACTATATTACTTAACGAACGTGGACTTTATGCGGAAGCACTTCCCGCTCTCGATTTCATGAAGACCGACACTAACGGCGAGCCAGACATGCAGCATATATCGCTCCATCTCCAGCCTCTGCTCGATAAATATGTGGATGCCGACATCTATGTCACCCAAGGCTTTATCTGCCGCAACTCCACAGGCGAAATCGACAACCTGCAGCGTGGAGGAAGCGACTACACGGCATCGCTCATCGGTGCAGCCATCGAGGCTGAAGAAATAGAAATCTGGACCGACATCGACGGTATGCACAACAACGACCCGCGTTTTGTCGACAAGACCAGTCCTGTGAATGAACTCCACTATGAGGAAGCCTCTGAACTCGCTTATTTCGGAGCCAAGATTCTTCATCCGACATGCGTACTTCCGGCAAAGGTCAACAACATCCCGCTACGCCTCCTCAACACACTTGAGCCGGAAGCTCACGGAACACTCATCTACAACAACATCACTGAACCGACAATCAAAGCCGTCGCAGCAAAAGACAATATCGTAGCTATCAAAATCAAGAGCTCACGCATGCTTCTTGCCTACGGCTACCTGACCCGTGTGTTCGAGACATTTGAGAAATACCGCACTCCGATAGACATGATTGCAACAAGCGAAGTCGGTGTGTCACTCACCATCGATTCAGAACGCTTCCTGCCTGAGATAGTCGACGAGCTGAAAAAATTCGGTACTGTGACCATTGACCGCGACATGGTGATCATCTGTGTGGTGGGAAACATGGAATGGACCAACACTGGTTATGAAGCAAAGGCGATGGAAGCACTTGCTGATATTCCTGTCCGTATGATTTCCTATGGCGGTTCAAACTATAACATTTCGTTCCTCATCCGCAAGGAAGACAAGATTACAGCCCTGCGTCGTCTCAGTGAAACCCTTTTCAACGAAAAATAA